The following are encoded in a window of Magnetococcales bacterium genomic DNA:
- a CDS encoding nucleotidyltransferase domain-containing protein, with protein MVDSAIGTSVEHYLTELIRRGLPVEFGVLFGSHARGTPHKWSDIDLVVVSPQFDQKRLRSDINLLWHTATTTDSRIEPIAVGSRQWIEDDGIPIIEIARREGKIIRPPNTPPA; from the coding sequence ATGGTTGATTCAGCAATTGGTACTTCCGTAGAACACTACCTGACCGAACTGATTCGCCGGGGGTTGCCCGTGGAGTTTGGCGTTCTCTTCGGTTCGCATGCCCGTGGAACGCCCCATAAGTGGAGCGATATCGATCTGGTGGTGGTTTCGCCCCAGTTTGACCAAAAACGCCTCCGGTCAGACATAAACCTGCTCTGGCACACGGCCACGACCACAGACAGCCGCATCGAACCCATTGCGGTCGGTTCGCGCCAGTGGATCGAGGATGATGGCATCCCCATCATTGAAATCGCCCGCCGCGAGGGGAAAATCATCCGACCCCCAAATACCCCGCCTGCATAA
- a CDS encoding threonylcarbamoyl-AMP synthase — MLEYIKIHPQNPQRRLLQQAVRIVDEGGIMVYPTDTNYGLGCGIFNRRGIERIMQFKRLPATHQFSILCADLSDISRYARVDNKTYRLLKRFLPGPYTFILEASRETPKTILPKRKTIGLRIPNHPICLGLLQEFGQPLLSTSMRLPEGDKILADPEEIRPHVEHVVDLLVDGGISADIHSTMVDLSGDVPKVLRVGAGDPAPFQ, encoded by the coding sequence ATGTTGGAATATATCAAAATCCATCCGCAAAATCCCCAGCGCCGTCTGTTGCAACAGGCCGTGCGCATTGTGGATGAGGGAGGGATCATGGTCTATCCCACAGACACCAACTACGGTTTGGGGTGTGGCATATTCAATCGCCGGGGCATAGAGCGGATCATGCAGTTCAAGCGGTTGCCGGCCACACATCAATTTTCCATCCTGTGTGCCGATCTGTCCGACATTTCCCGCTATGCCCGCGTGGACAACAAGACCTATCGCCTGCTCAAGCGTTTTCTGCCCGGTCCATACACCTTCATCCTGGAGGCCTCCCGGGAAACTCCCAAGACCATCCTTCCCAAGCGCAAGACCATCGGCTTGCGCATTCCCAATCACCCCATCTGTCTGGGTTTGTTGCAGGAGTTTGGGCAGCCGTTGCTCTCGACTTCGATGCGTCTGCCGGAGGGAGACAAAATTCTGGCCGACCCGGAAGAGATCCGCCCCCACGTCGAACATGTCGTCGATTTACTTGTGGATGGCGGCATCAGTGCCGATATTCACTCGACCATGGTGGATTTGTCGGGTGACGTTCCCAAGGTGCTGCGGGTGGGTGCCGGTGATCCGGCCCCTTTTCAGTGA
- a CDS encoding PilZ domain-containing protein, with amino-acid sequence MSNSGEKRQFERLPTNEPATLIFPDGRRIAGITKDIGMGGYLFVPEQSDIIPTSGEACRIEVELFYGRFTDLPCTVLHVGKDGIGVKIQRHYPAPQV; translated from the coding sequence ATGAGCAATTCCGGGGAAAAACGCCAATTCGAAAGATTGCCCACCAACGAACCTGCCACACTGATCTTTCCTGATGGCCGGCGTATCGCCGGTATTACAAAGGATATTGGAATGGGGGGGTACCTGTTCGTTCCCGAGCAGAGTGACATCATTCCCACCTCCGGTGAAGCGTGTCGCATCGAAGTGGAACTCTTCTACGGTCGCTTCACCGATCTTCCCTGCACGGTTCTGCATGTGGGCAAAGATGGCATCGGAGTCAAAATTCAACGCCACTATCCAGCCCCGCAGGTTTGA
- a CDS encoding acetyl-CoA C-acetyltransferase has translation MEEVVVVAAGRTAIGNFMGSLSSVPAHELGTAVIKGLLQRSGLKPDQIDEVIMGQILTADCGPNTARQAAIAAGIPVDVPAFTVNRLCASGMTAVHLATQAIRLGDAHTIIAGGQESMTRAPHTLGNNREGVKMGEWTMKDSLFRDALTDVFGNYPMGNTAENVAKQWKISRDDQDKLALRSQQRAEAAQKAGRFKDEIIPVVIPQKKKDPIVFEQDEFLKIGTTPESLAKLRPAFDKNGSVTAGNSSGINDGASGMILMSQSKAKELGLKPLARIVAYAVAGLDPSIMGAGPIFATRKVLQKAGWKVEDLQLIEANEAFAAQACAVNNDLGLNPDIVNVNGGGIALGHPVGSSGARIIVTLIYEMQRRKLKKGLATLCVGGGMGAATLIEVL, from the coding sequence ATGGAAGAAGTCGTTGTCGTCGCTGCGGGCCGCACCGCCATCGGAAATTTCATGGGTAGCCTGTCCTCCGTGCCGGCCCACGAACTGGGTACTGCGGTGATCAAGGGTCTGCTCCAACGCAGCGGTCTGAAACCGGATCAGATTGATGAAGTGATCATGGGCCAGATCCTCACTGCCGACTGCGGACCCAATACGGCGCGCCAAGCAGCCATTGCCGCCGGTATCCCGGTCGATGTCCCGGCTTTCACAGTCAATCGCCTCTGTGCCAGCGGCATGACCGCTGTCCATCTGGCCACCCAGGCCATTCGCCTGGGCGATGCCCATACCATCATCGCCGGTGGTCAGGAAAGCATGACCCGCGCACCCCACACCCTGGGCAACAATCGTGAAGGGGTGAAAATGGGTGAGTGGACCATGAAAGATTCCCTGTTCCGCGATGCCCTGACCGATGTCTTCGGCAATTATCCCATGGGCAATACGGCTGAAAATGTCGCCAAACAATGGAAAATCAGCCGCGATGACCAGGATAAACTGGCCCTCCGTTCCCAGCAACGCGCCGAAGCCGCCCAAAAAGCCGGACGTTTCAAAGACGAAATCATCCCCGTGGTGATCCCCCAGAAAAAGAAGGATCCCATCGTCTTCGAACAGGATGAATTCCTCAAGATCGGCACGACCCCGGAATCATTGGCCAAATTGCGCCCGGCTTTCGACAAGAATGGTTCCGTGACCGCCGGCAACTCCTCAGGCATCAACGACGGTGCCTCCGGGATGATCCTGATGTCCCAATCCAAGGCCAAAGAACTCGGTCTCAAACCCCTGGCACGCATCGTTGCCTATGCCGTCGCCGGTCTCGATCCCTCCATCATGGGTGCCGGCCCCATCTTCGCAACGCGCAAGGTTCTGCAAAAAGCTGGCTGGAAAGTCGAGGATCTGCAACTGATCGAAGCCAACGAAGCCTTCGCCGCCCAGGCCTGTGCCGTCAATAATGATCTGGGCCTGAATCCGGATATCGTCAACGTCAATGGTGGCGGTATCGCGCTCGGTCATCCCGTCGGCTCCTCCGGTGCCCGGATCATCGTCACCCTGATCTACGAAATGCAAAGACGGAAACTCAAAAAAGGTTTGGCGACCCTCTGCGTCGGCGGCGGCATGGGTGCGGCGACACTCATCGAGGTCCTCTGA
- a CDS encoding helix-turn-helix domain-containing protein, which translates to MDTLQKRLIWAREKAGLNKSELARRIGVKPQSVIQWESGRTGIAKRNILSVAEILQVSPEWLQFGRTVLETSMENLAPGPATLTRVPLISWVQAGIWIDIVNNFQSPSDADRWIDTTRKVGRSTFALRVVGDSMEPKVPEGAIIVVDPEKEAINKSYVVVRLDNEHEATFKQLVMDGGNRFLNPINPRYPVLNLEGRRARICGVVRQILIDLD; encoded by the coding sequence ATGGATACATTGCAAAAAAGATTGATCTGGGCACGGGAAAAAGCCGGCCTGAACAAGTCAGAGTTGGCGCGCCGTATTGGCGTGAAGCCACAATCCGTCATCCAATGGGAATCGGGTCGCACCGGAATCGCCAAACGGAATATTCTCTCCGTGGCCGAAATCCTCCAGGTTTCCCCGGAATGGCTCCAGTTCGGACGTACCGTCCTGGAAACCTCCATGGAAAACCTGGCACCCGGTCCTGCCACCTTGACCCGTGTTCCACTCATTTCGTGGGTGCAGGCGGGAATCTGGATCGACATTGTGAACAACTTCCAATCGCCAAGCGATGCCGACCGCTGGATCGATACCACACGCAAGGTAGGGCGATCGACCTTTGCCCTCCGGGTTGTGGGAGACAGCATGGAACCCAAAGTTCCCGAAGGTGCCATTATCGTCGTGGATCCTGAAAAAGAGGCCATCAATAAATCCTACGTAGTGGTACGTTTGGACAACGAACATGAAGCCACCTTCAAACAACTTGTCATGGATGGTGGCAACCGGTTCTTGAATCCCATCAATCCGCGCTACCCGGTCCTCAATCTCGAAGGACGCCGGGCAAGAATCTGTGGAGTGGTCAGACAGATTCTGATCGATCTCGATTGA
- a CDS encoding diguanylate cyclase → MVPMRNRSRNKLLHQLTSRVLIVIFAVVVVIGALVFGFQHAALDKSAYAFMDSLQNFYAEKMVLLDQEWQERVTRIHARIEVANYFSSPEDGWDKFQMALSLNDQVFSPMVLVLGKNHNVLFQLSSNNLKFQDGFDATNSSGWFLDPEKSHLFRWYQRPLWLGKQGKGKLVLFVAVDNATLFRNAMPKTDLFLMYDQRIVASSHGQVNVRPESIGIRHYWRGGFRYDQVTLNWGNGNERPPLLLIRHQSAPLFSVWEILGVGVLIFMAITLLFWLTLGSWAVRLAHRIGTLGLISEEFSNTCAISQTMREHFRLTQGSVWDEISDVATSMENLTETVVNRNQDLEKQARELKESEENTQALMHSLRDTVLVFDARGNIHFCNQVGETMFGLPRHELLKRPVASLFVDKKSKSSTRKNHLAFLNYDPNSARTGILEGTAKGADGKEIPVSISLSHWTRNHTNYFTVIVRDISEHKLLEARDLRAYVNRVAISALLEIGIEALTLHRKLEVALEIILTVPWVAVQYKGSIFLTTDSDELEMVVHKGLNNFLLNACRRIPFGFCMCGKAALSRQIEFSSCLDARHDVTFEGIHEHGHYCVPILLRDRLLGVLNLYVDHHHQHDPEEEAFLTTIANTLAGLIERGQVEDRIQHMASHDALTGLPNRMLFRELLEQEIRHASRHQKRLATGFFDLDHFKAVNDTLGHEAGDLLLKAVASRVKEQLRDSDTLARLGGDEFTLILPAIGDVDSVLLVANKIILALSAPFDIQGKPCHIGVSIGVSLFPDHGQTVDALLQKADHAMYIVKKSGRNNIVIYDPSMEP, encoded by the coding sequence ATGGTGCCCATGCGCAACCGCAGCCGCAATAAACTGTTACATCAACTCACGTCTCGAGTCCTGATTGTCATCTTTGCTGTCGTGGTCGTCATAGGTGCCCTGGTTTTCGGATTCCAGCATGCCGCCTTGGACAAATCCGCTTACGCCTTCATGGATTCATTGCAGAACTTCTACGCAGAAAAAATGGTCCTTCTGGACCAGGAGTGGCAGGAACGAGTCACTCGGATCCATGCCCGCATTGAAGTGGCCAATTATTTTTCGTCGCCAGAGGATGGCTGGGACAAATTTCAAATGGCCCTGAGCCTGAATGACCAGGTGTTCTCGCCAATGGTCCTGGTTTTGGGAAAGAACCACAATGTTCTTTTCCAACTCTCGTCAAACAATCTGAAATTCCAGGATGGCTTTGATGCCACGAACAGTTCTGGCTGGTTCCTCGATCCGGAAAAAAGTCACCTGTTCCGATGGTACCAAAGACCCCTCTGGCTCGGCAAACAGGGCAAGGGAAAACTGGTACTGTTTGTCGCCGTGGATAATGCCACGCTGTTTCGCAACGCCATGCCCAAGACTGACCTGTTCCTGATGTATGACCAACGGATCGTTGCATCTTCCCATGGCCAGGTCAATGTACGTCCGGAATCAATCGGCATCAGACATTATTGGCGTGGTGGATTCCGCTACGATCAAGTCACCCTTAATTGGGGGAACGGAAATGAACGCCCTCCCCTCCTGTTGATCCGGCACCAGAGCGCTCCGTTGTTCTCTGTTTGGGAAATTCTGGGAGTCGGTGTTCTGATTTTCATGGCCATCACGCTGCTCTTCTGGTTGACGCTGGGATCCTGGGCGGTACGTCTGGCGCACCGGATCGGGACTCTTGGCTTAATCTCAGAAGAGTTCTCCAATACCTGTGCCATTTCCCAAACCATGCGGGAGCACTTCCGCCTGACGCAAGGCAGCGTCTGGGATGAAATCAGCGATGTGGCTACTTCCATGGAAAATCTCACCGAAACGGTGGTCAATCGCAACCAGGACCTGGAAAAGCAAGCCAGGGAACTCAAAGAAAGCGAAGAAAACACCCAGGCATTGATGCACTCCCTGCGCGACACGGTTCTGGTCTTCGATGCCCGGGGAAATATTCATTTTTGCAATCAGGTCGGAGAAACCATGTTTGGCCTGCCCAGACATGAATTGTTGAAACGCCCCGTCGCCTCGCTGTTCGTCGATAAAAAAAGCAAATCTTCCACCCGGAAAAATCACCTGGCATTCCTGAATTATGATCCAAATTCAGCCCGTACCGGCATCCTGGAAGGTACGGCCAAAGGGGCAGATGGCAAAGAGATCCCGGTATCCATTTCTCTCTCCCATTGGACCCGGAATCATACCAATTATTTTACCGTCATTGTCCGTGACATTTCCGAACACAAACTGCTGGAGGCTCGTGACTTGCGGGCCTATGTCAACCGGGTTGCCATCAGCGCCCTCTTGGAAATCGGCATCGAAGCCCTGACATTGCATCGCAAGCTGGAAGTGGCCCTGGAAATCATTCTCACGGTGCCCTGGGTGGCCGTGCAGTACAAGGGCTCCATCTTCCTGACCACCGATAGTGACGAATTGGAAATGGTGGTCCACAAAGGTTTGAACAATTTTCTCCTGAACGCCTGTCGCCGCATCCCGTTCGGTTTTTGCATGTGCGGCAAGGCGGCTCTCAGCAGACAGATTGAATTCTCTTCCTGTTTGGACGCCCGGCATGATGTCACCTTCGAAGGAATTCATGAACATGGGCATTATTGTGTCCCCATCCTGTTGCGGGACAGGCTCCTGGGTGTTCTCAACCTGTATGTCGATCATCACCATCAACACGACCCGGAAGAAGAAGCCTTTCTGACCACCATTGCCAATACCCTGGCCGGTTTGATCGAGCGTGGGCAGGTGGAGGACCGGATACAGCACATGGCCAGCCATGACGCATTGACCGGTTTACCCAACCGGATGCTGTTCAGGGAGTTGCTGGAACAGGAAATTCGCCATGCTTCCCGCCATCAAAAAAGATTGGCCACCGGCTTTTTCGATCTGGACCATTTCAAAGCCGTCAATGACACCCTTGGTCACGAGGCGGGTGATTTGTTGCTGAAGGCCGTCGCCTCCCGGGTCAAGGAGCAGTTGCGTGATTCCGACACCCTGGCCCGGCTGGGAGGCGATGAATTTACCCTGATCCTTCCAGCCATAGGCGATGTTGACAGCGTGCTGCTCGTGGCCAATAAAATCATTCTCGCTCTGAGCGCCCCTTTCGATATCCAGGGCAAACCGTGTCATATCGGGGTCAGCATCGGCGTCAGTCTTTTTCCCGATCACGGGCAAACCGTCGATGCCCTTCTGCAAAAGGCCGACCATGCCATGTACATTGTCAAAAAAAGCGGCCGCAACAATATTGTCATCTACGATCCAAGCATGGAGCCATGA
- a CDS encoding ABC transporter substrate-binding protein: MAGSGFVTSLMLLAFSCLSWIDVAWADDPPLPKIVVSVVGPRNLSYLPFDLIPKIGADREEGISVELQHAGGGGVVLKQLLSRNSEFAAVGFTALMSMKTKDHNSKVVAVAAVADTPLFVLIVRSELQNQVKRIADLKGRVVGVHSSSVNAKTAAHQLLELMLRSDGLETDDVRIISSGQSWEERTNMLKYARMDAVISEEPFASSMLAAGKVFFLASLADEKTTGLIPGAHFLHTSLTTRSDVIANEPDKVKRMVRALGRSLTWIASHTPDELVAQLQILDPRERDMLRLCLQKYPRLFSKDGQFKKEQIDDTRKFFSNANPHEPLVNIENLIDGRWVGIKDAR, translated from the coding sequence ATGGCCGGATCAGGATTCGTAACATCATTGATGTTGTTGGCCTTTTCGTGTCTCTCGTGGATTGATGTCGCCTGGGCTGACGATCCACCCCTGCCAAAAATTGTCGTCAGCGTGGTCGGTCCCCGCAATCTTTCCTACCTGCCTTTCGACTTGATCCCAAAAATCGGTGCAGATCGCGAAGAAGGGATATCCGTCGAATTGCAACACGCCGGTGGGGGAGGTGTCGTCCTCAAACAATTGCTCTCCCGCAACAGTGAGTTTGCCGCTGTCGGCTTCACCGCACTCATGTCCATGAAGACCAAGGATCACAACAGCAAGGTGGTGGCTGTGGCTGCCGTGGCAGACACTCCTTTGTTTGTCTTGATCGTCAGGTCAGAATTGCAGAATCAGGTTAAACGGATCGCGGATCTCAAAGGTCGCGTGGTTGGTGTCCATTCCAGTTCGGTCAATGCCAAAACTGCGGCGCATCAACTCCTTGAACTCATGCTCCGCTCCGATGGACTGGAAACGGATGATGTGCGTATCATTTCTTCCGGGCAGAGTTGGGAAGAACGCACCAACATGCTCAAATACGCTCGCATGGATGCCGTCATATCCGAAGAGCCTTTTGCCTCCAGCATGTTGGCCGCCGGCAAGGTCTTTTTTCTGGCTTCTCTGGCCGACGAAAAGACGACCGGTCTCATCCCGGGTGCCCATTTCCTGCATACATCTCTGACCACCCGGTCCGATGTCATTGCCAATGAACCAGACAAGGTCAAACGCATGGTCAGGGCATTGGGTCGCTCCCTGACCTGGATTGCCTCACATACCCCTGATGAGCTGGTTGCCCAACTTCAAATCCTGGATCCCCGGGAGCGGGACATGCTCCGGCTTTGTCTGCAAAAGTATCCACGCCTGTTCAGTAAAGACGGTCAATTCAAGAAGGAACAGATTGATGATACCAGGAAATTTTTTTCAAATGCGAATCCTCATGAACCCCTGGTAAACATTGAAAACCTGATTGATGGACGTTGGGTAGGTATCAAGGATGCCCGGTAA
- a CDS encoding TolC family outer membrane protein yields MNMRSKYWHGWTLLGLAATLATAQPGAALNLPEAVSRAVMTNPEARAAMENQRAVEQAVETARSGYLPSVDVNTALGHEYSDSPVNRRAGEQGTGLNRGESGITLNQMLFDGRATQSGVAASVSRAAAAGFGYDQVAEGVAIAAAEAYLEVMKQRELLHLSSDNVALHKKILQQIRTRFGTGVGSEADIQQTESRLALADANMSALEGTLENSLTRYYHIVGEVPVNLVQPLPQLDRMPKSLDELLRDAMAHHPAILAATQDLDAATAQQEAAKSGYWPKVNLEMSANANDNVGGVSGYAKAVAALLKLDYNIFRGGSDNSRKEEAVRRTGQARERLEVARRQVDESVRMAWKGYLVSQNRVSHLERHQNISKKVTAAYHDQYQRGQRPLLDVLNSENELMAARAALRTEQYNLLANSYRLMAAVGRLREYLDVSSNQVVAASTSSSPAIHADVASGQPSQDDKSLIKEEKPFRSEPRLREPGKETVPTGRNLPPARPEKRSPPEKSTTGMHGGYAVLLGAFGSRGNVDKLRYRLEQAGFPNFEKQSVVNGRLFYRVLCGPFATSSEAQSAASRLLSKLGMEVKVIKEKDQDSLSRTEFSGPDGSESDSQEQGQSSVSGKTEPKAKSKAKPKSKKEAQEIPKQTPPAPAESELPEVAKGLPGAKPEIPEKQLDIKMPVASPARKPSPEVTLEKPVTPESRPSGEVVEQFEEWFPKTTTHPTESTADPDKAFPASSGEKQPSKTDDSAWPEAGESIPSWRDPPKSENTWEKISGGDDAGNQGGKTELPKNGDKTKSGDKSKNGDKSKNDDKSKNGDKSKNGEKPFSVDDDNGVILAPGPDTTPVTPQAGEGDLPETGGVNPDGTAPRRTLDQDLKKWFLPNREKNKPNRPQHLSPPPPLPEEAPKPGAATEGSYSVFLGSFSVPKLAERVVQRAEQSGTPVYQRTSRNGNRTAILVYAGPFQQENAAQAVLNQMQKDQDLIDGYVVQTDIGDPAGVGRNSPSPGRKTPPGNGRI; encoded by the coding sequence ATGAACATGCGAAGCAAATATTGGCACGGATGGACTCTCCTGGGGTTGGCGGCGACTTTGGCCACGGCACAACCCGGAGCTGCCTTGAATTTGCCCGAAGCCGTTTCAAGAGCGGTCATGACCAACCCGGAAGCCAGAGCGGCCATGGAAAATCAGCGCGCCGTGGAGCAGGCCGTGGAAACGGCGCGGTCCGGTTACCTGCCGTCGGTGGATGTCAACACCGCTTTGGGGCATGAATACTCCGACAGCCCGGTCAATCGCCGGGCAGGGGAGCAGGGGACAGGTCTGAATCGCGGCGAATCAGGGATCACTCTCAACCAGATGTTGTTTGATGGTCGGGCCACCCAATCGGGTGTTGCGGCGTCCGTTTCGCGGGCTGCCGCTGCCGGCTTTGGCTATGACCAGGTCGCCGAGGGCGTGGCCATCGCCGCCGCCGAAGCCTACCTGGAAGTCATGAAACAACGCGAACTCTTGCACCTCTCCAGCGACAATGTCGCTCTGCATAAAAAAATTCTGCAACAAATTCGTACCCGGTTCGGCACCGGTGTCGGCTCCGAGGCAGACATTCAGCAAACCGAATCCCGTCTTGCCCTGGCCGATGCCAATATGTCCGCCCTGGAAGGAACCCTGGAAAATTCCCTGACCCGTTATTATCACATTGTCGGAGAAGTGCCTGTCAACCTGGTGCAACCTCTGCCACAGTTGGATCGGATGCCCAAGTCTCTGGACGAGCTGCTCAGAGATGCCATGGCGCACCATCCGGCCATTCTGGCGGCGACTCAGGATCTGGACGCGGCCACAGCGCAACAGGAAGCCGCCAAGTCCGGGTATTGGCCCAAGGTCAATCTGGAAATGAGTGCCAACGCCAATGACAATGTGGGAGGCGTCAGCGGCTACGCCAAGGCGGTCGCTGCCTTGTTGAAGCTGGATTATAATATTTTTCGAGGCGGCAGCGACAACTCCCGCAAGGAAGAGGCCGTGCGACGGACAGGACAGGCCCGGGAGCGATTGGAAGTTGCCAGACGCCAGGTGGATGAAAGTGTCCGCATGGCCTGGAAGGGGTATCTCGTCTCCCAGAACCGGGTCAGCCATCTGGAAAGACACCAGAATATCAGCAAAAAAGTGACCGCAGCCTACCATGACCAGTATCAAAGGGGACAGCGGCCCTTGTTGGATGTCTTGAATTCCGAAAATGAACTCATGGCCGCCCGGGCCGCCCTGCGCACCGAACAGTATAATCTCCTGGCCAACAGCTATCGACTCATGGCTGCCGTGGGACGTTTGCGTGAATACCTGGATGTGTCATCCAACCAGGTTGTTGCGGCGTCAACCTCCTCTTCGCCGGCCATTCATGCCGATGTGGCATCGGGACAGCCATCCCAGGATGACAAAAGCCTCATCAAAGAAGAAAAACCTTTCCGGTCCGAGCCTCGTCTTCGGGAACCTGGCAAGGAAACCGTCCCAACCGGGCGGAATCTGCCTCCCGCCAGGCCGGAAAAGCGTTCCCCGCCAGAAAAATCAACAACCGGCATGCACGGCGGATATGCCGTTCTCCTGGGGGCGTTTGGCAGTCGGGGCAATGTTGACAAACTGCGCTATCGTCTGGAACAGGCTGGATTCCCCAACTTTGAAAAACAATCCGTGGTCAATGGTCGATTGTTCTACCGGGTTCTTTGTGGTCCGTTTGCCACCAGTTCGGAGGCACAATCCGCCGCAAGCCGCCTGCTGAGTAAATTGGGCATGGAGGTCAAGGTCATCAAGGAGAAGGATCAAGACTCCCTGTCCAGGACAGAGTTTTCCGGCCCGGATGGGTCGGAAAGTGATTCCCAGGAACAGGGACAGTCATCCGTTTCCGGGAAGACAGAGCCTAAGGCCAAGTCCAAGGCCAAACCCAAATCCAAAAAAGAGGCGCAAGAAATTCCCAAACAAACTCCTCCTGCGCCCGCAGAATCGGAGTTGCCGGAAGTGGCGAAGGGCTTGCCTGGAGCCAAGCCGGAAATTCCTGAAAAACAACTGGATATCAAAATGCCGGTGGCTTCTCCGGCCAGAAAACCTTCCCCGGAAGTCACTCTGGAGAAACCTGTCACGCCCGAGAGCCGGCCTTCGGGCGAGGTGGTGGAACAATTTGAAGAGTGGTTTCCCAAGACAACAACACATCCAACAGAATCGACGGCGGATCCCGACAAGGCTTTCCCCGCTTCTTCCGGGGAAAAACAACCTTCAAAAACAGATGATTCTGCTTGGCCGGAAGCCGGGGAGTCAATCCCTTCCTGGCGAGATCCCCCGAAGAGTGAGAATACCTGGGAAAAAATTTCCGGGGGTGATGATGCCGGAAATCAGGGTGGCAAAACAGAGTTGCCAAAAAACGGTGACAAGACCAAAAGCGGCGACAAGAGCAAAAACGGCGACAAGTCCAAAAACGACGACAAGAGCAAAAACGGCGACAAGAGCAAAAACGGCGAAAAACCGTTTTCTGTCGATGACGATAATGGTGTGATTTTGGCACCAGGTCCTGATACCACTCCGGTGACTCCCCAGGCTGGTGAGGGGGATTTGCCCGAAACCGGAGGAGTCAATCCCGATGGAACGGCCCCCAGGCGGACTCTCGACCAGGATTTGAAAAAATGGTTCCTGCCCAACAGGGAGAAAAACAAACCCAATCGTCCACAGCACCTGTCACCACCGCCACCACTGCCGGAAGAAGCTCCCAAGCCCGGGGCAGCCACGGAAGGCAGCTATTCGGTATTTCTGGGTTCATTTTCGGTTCCCAAGCTGGCAGAACGGGTCGTGCAACGTGCTGAACAGTCCGGGACGCCGGTTTATCAGCGCACATCCCGGAATGGGAACCGAACGGCCATTCTGGTTTACGCCGGTCCATTCCAGCAGGAAAATGCGGCCCAGGCAGTCTTGAACCAGATGCAAAAAGATCAGGATTTGATTGACGGCTATGTTGTGCAGACCGATATTGGGGATCCGGCAGGAGTCGGGCGGAACTCTCCTTCCCCCGGTCGGAAAACCCCACCCGGCAACGGGAGGATTTAA